A stretch of DNA from Chitinispirillales bacterium:
GCGTAAATTTTACTCCCCGCAATCGATAATCGATTGGCAAATTCCCTTGGGGAATTTCGCAGAGGTTGGGGGTTGGCGTTGGGGAAATGGCTGTTGGGAGTAAAACACAAGTAAAATGATTTGGTGTTTCTGGATTGCTTCGTTTCAAGTAGAATTTGTCTTTTTTATGTTGTAAATATAGTATATTTGATAAATAAAAATGAAGCGGAGATATAATCTTTGCATTTTAGGAAAAGGTGCAAACGTGCAAGTTGTTTTATTGCTTTTAATGTTTATTCCTATGACAGTATTTGCTCAAGGCGAACGATATGATCTATCGCTTGGCGACTATTATTATCCTAAATATAACACTCTTGACACTAATATTCCAAATTATACTATCGTCAAAGGCGACAATCTTTGGAATTTGGCTTTAAGATTTTATGACGCCGGCGTTAAATGGAGCTATATTTGGGAGCATAACAGATATATTAAAGATCCTCATTGGATTTATCCGGGGAATCCGCTTTTTATTCCTGGTCTTTCGCAAACGGTTCAACAGGAATCTTTTGATTCTTTAAACGATTACGTTGAAATTGACGTCGTCGAAACGCAAGAGTTAGTATCGATAGATATAAGTCCGGAAGTTGAAGTTGAAACTGAAACTGAGATTAATGCTGACGAAACAGAAGAAGCGGTGCCGATAGATGTAAATCCAGAAGTTAAAAGCGGTAAAAAACGCTATCGCTATTTTGTATTTTCGCTTCGTCCCGAAGCGCTTATTCGTCCAGAAAAATTTAACGAAAACTCTGTTATGGCGCTTGGCGCAAATATGGAATTAGGGGCGATAAGCGCTAAAGGCTTTTATTTTTCTTTGGATTTGAGCGGCGGAAAGTTTTATTATGGCGGCGGGTTTGATATCGGCGGATGTTTGGGCAGGAACAAAGCCGTAAAAAGCGTATTGGGAATCTGCGGCGGATACTGGAACATCGTCACAAAAGCGGATGTTAAAAAAAACGGCTATGTTTTAATAGATTCCGCAAAAGGAAATAATGTCAGTTACGGCGGCGGTTTATGGAAACTGATGTTCGGTAGAACAGGAAACTTTGACATTACAAATAAAGTTCTAATAGGACCGAAAAAAGACGATCCTGTCGATTACAGTGAAAACAGCAAAACATTTATATACGATACAAGCCTCAACTTAACGTGGTCGGCGAGTGTCGGATTTACGCTGACAAAGAAAAAGAAAAGACTTGGGAAGTGACGTTATGAGAAATATTAATGTATTACTTTTTATTTCGTTTTTTATACTTGCGTTTGTCGGTTGCAGCGATGTCGGTTACAGAACTATTGATTTAAACGACGAAACAAATTACAGCATAACCTTTGAATCTCAAGGCGGCAGTCCGTGTAAAATCGCAATGGGAAAAATCTCCGAAAATATAACATTCCCTTCTACGACTCGCGACGGCTATACTTTTTCGGGATGGTTCACCGCATCTTCCGGCGGAACAAAAGTCGGCGAGGCGAACGGTAAATACAAGATAGCCGGCGATATAACCCTGTATGCGCAATGGACGAAGATACAGTATTACACAATAATTTTTGATTCTCAAAGCGGCAGTAATTGCGAAACTAAAACCGTACAAAGCGGAGAAAGCATAAACCTACCTTCCACGACTCGCGACGGCTATACCTTTTCGGGATGGTTTACCGCGTCTTCCGGCGGAACAAAAGTCGGCGAGGCGAACGGTAAATACAAGGTAGTCGGCGATATAACCTTGTATGCGCAATGGAAACATAATGAAATAGTACTACCTGATTACACAATAATTTTTGATTCTCAAGGCGGTAGTAATTGTCCTGATATTCCTGCAAAAAACGGAGAAAGTATAACGCTTCCCGGTACAAGCAAAATTAATCACAAGTTTTCAGGATGGTTTAGTTCACCCGCCGACGGTACAAAAATAGGCGATGCAGGCGACAAATATATAGTAACGGACAATAAAACTCTATACGCTAACTGGGAACAAAACGAAGTAACGCTGCCTAGTTACACGATAACATTTGATTCCCAAGACGGTAGTAACTGTCCTGATATTCCTGCACACATAGGAGACATTATAACCCTCCCTTCTACCAGCCGTAGCGGATATACCTTTAACGGCTGGTTTACTTTGTCTTCAGGCGGTAACAAAGCGAACGAACAATATACAGTAATCGGAGATATAACTTTGTATGCACAATGGACAAAGATACAGTATTACACAATAACCTTTGACGCTCAAGGCGGCAATACCTGCTCTTCTATAACCGTACAAAGCGGACAAAACATAACGCTTCCAAATACAAGTAGAAGTAATTATACGTTTTTAGGATGGTTCACTTCGTCTTCAGGCGGCAATAGAGTAGAAAGTCCATACCAAGTAATCGGCGATGGAACTCTATACGCTCAATGGACGGAAGTAATACAATATACAGTATCGTTTAATTCACAAGGCGGGACTTCATGCTTGCAGCAAACAGTAAAAAGCGGAGAAAATATAAACCTTCCTTTTACAAGTCGTAGCGGATATACCTTTAACGGCTGGTTTACCCAAGCCGCAGGAGGCACGAAAATAGGCGATGCTGGAAGTTCGTACACTGTGACCAAAAATATAACTTTATATGCGCAATGGATTCAGGAAACACCGACTTACACGGTGTCGTTTGACACTCACGGCGGCAGTAACTTCTCGGACATTTTCGCTCATGAAGGAGACAACATAACACTTCCAACGCCCACTCGCAGCGGATACACCTTTAACGGCTGGTTTACCCAAGCCGCAGGAGGCGCAAAAATCGGCAACGGCGGCGGCTCGTACGCTGTCGTCAGCGACATAACTTTGCATGCACAATGGACACAAATAATAGAAAACTACACAATAACGTTTAACTCTCAAAGCGGAACAACGTGCGCTTCGCAAACAGTACCAAGCGGACAAAACATAACACTCCCAAACACTACAAGAGACCACTACACTTTTAATGGCTGGTACACTTCTTCAATCGGCGGAACAAGAGTCGGAGGCAGCGGCGATTCATACACGGTAACCGGCAGCATGACCTTATACGCGCAGTGGACGGCAACAAAATACACCGTAAAACTTGTGGTTTCTCAGAGCGGCACAGATCTGGGCACACAGTTTGAGGCGGAATATGGAACACTCATACCGCTTCCTCCGGCATTCGGCGGCGGTTCAAATTTTCTCGGCTGGAGCGAAACGCCGGCTGGAGCCGTAGTGTACAATGCGTGGGATATATACACGGTAGTCGGAGATAAAACTCTGTATGCGCGGTGGTAAGAAATAAGGAGTTAAAATGTTTGAAATTTCATCGGAAATAAATTTCTCGGCGGCGCATCATTTAAGAGAATATTGCGGTTCGTGCGAAAATGTACACGGACACAATTGGCTTGTTCGGGCGACGGTCCGCGCCGAACAACTTAACTCTATAGGTTTGGCTATCGATTTTAAGATTCTAAAAAAACACATAAAGTCGGTTACCGATAAATTAGACCACAGCGATTTAAACTCTATCTTTACACAGGGATACGGAAACCCGTCATCGGAAAACATAGCGAAATACATTTATCACGAATTTGCAAAATCCGTTAAACAAGAATATCCGCAAATTTACGTCCATAGAATCGATGTCTGGGAAACGCCTGGAAACTGCGCTTCGTATTTCGAATAAACACTAAGCGTTTTTACTACATATCTTCCAATTCTTTCCCTTTTGTTTCCTGAACTTTGTTTAAGACGAAAAAGAAACTGAAAATCGCAAAAAATGCGTAAATTCCGTAAGAACCTCCAAGCCCTATTCCTTTTACAAGCGACGGGAAAGTCGTACTAACGGTAAAATTTGCAAGCCACTGCACAAGCCCCGCAACCGCTAATGCCGCAGTGCGAATCCTATTATTGAACATTTCTCCAAGCATTACCCACATAACCGGCCCCCAACTCATTCCAAAAAAAATAACATAAATATTTGCCAAAACCACCGCCGTATATGCCGAAATACCGCGCAAAACAGGAACGCCGTCAGTATCGATTTGTACCGCAGTAAAAACAAACGCCATCGTCGCCAAAGAAACAAACATTCCCGCGCTTCCTATTAAAAGCAACGGTTTTCTGCCGACTTTGTCAATTAAAAAAATCGCAATAATCATCGCTAAAACGTTTATTACGCTGCTTAAAACACTCAATATCAACGACTGTTCTTCTCTGAATCCTACCGACT
This window harbors:
- a CDS encoding InlB B-repeat-containing protein, which produces MRNINVLLFISFFILAFVGCSDVGYRTIDLNDETNYSITFESQGGSPCKIAMGKISENITFPSTTRDGYTFSGWFTASSGGTKVGEANGKYKIAGDITLYAQWTKIQYYTIIFDSQSGSNCETKTVQSGESINLPSTTRDGYTFSGWFTASSGGTKVGEANGKYKVVGDITLYAQWKHNEIVLPDYTIIFDSQGGSNCPDIPAKNGESITLPGTSKINHKFSGWFSSPADGTKIGDAGDKYIVTDNKTLYANWEQNEVTLPSYTITFDSQDGSNCPDIPAHIGDIITLPSTSRSGYTFNGWFTLSSGGNKANEQYTVIGDITLYAQWTKIQYYTITFDAQGGNTCSSITVQSGQNITLPNTSRSNYTFLGWFTSSSGGNRVESPYQVIGDGTLYAQWTEVIQYTVSFNSQGGTSCLQQTVKSGENINLPFTSRSGYTFNGWFTQAAGGTKIGDAGSSYTVTKNITLYAQWIQETPTYTVSFDTHGGSNFSDIFAHEGDNITLPTPTRSGYTFNGWFTQAAGGAKIGNGGGSYAVVSDITLHAQWTQIIENYTITFNSQSGTTCASQTVPSGQNITLPNTTRDHYTFNGWYTSSIGGTRVGGSGDSYTVTGSMTLYAQWTATKYTVKLVVSQSGTDLGTQFEAEYGTLIPLPPAFGGGSNFLGWSETPAGAVVYNAWDIYTVVGDKTLYARW
- the queD gene encoding 6-carboxytetrahydropterin synthase QueD yields the protein MFEISSEINFSAAHHLREYCGSCENVHGHNWLVRATVRAEQLNSIGLAIDFKILKKHIKSVTDKLDHSDLNSIFTQGYGNPSSENIAKYIYHEFAKSVKQEYPQIYVHRIDVWETPGNCASYFE
- a CDS encoding LysM peptidoglycan-binding domain-containing protein; protein product: MQVVLLLLMFIPMTVFAQGERYDLSLGDYYYPKYNTLDTNIPNYTIVKGDNLWNLALRFYDAGVKWSYIWEHNRYIKDPHWIYPGNPLFIPGLSQTVQQESFDSLNDYVEIDVVETQELVSIDISPEVEVETETEINADETEEAVPIDVNPEVKSGKKRYRYFVFSLRPEALIRPEKFNENSVMALGANMELGAISAKGFYFSLDLSGGKFYYGGGFDIGGCLGRNKAVKSVLGICGGYWNIVTKADVKKNGYVLIDSAKGNNVSYGGGLWKLMFGRTGNFDITNKVLIGPKKDDPVDYSENSKTFIYDTSLNLTWSASVGFTLTKKKKRLGK